A genomic stretch from Mesoplodon densirostris isolate mMesDen1 chromosome 3, mMesDen1 primary haplotype, whole genome shotgun sequence includes:
- the NWD1 gene encoding LOW QUALITY PROTEIN: NACHT domain- and WD repeat-containing protein 1 (The sequence of the model RefSeq protein was modified relative to this genomic sequence to represent the inferred CDS: inserted 2 bases in 2 codons; deleted 1 base in 1 codon; substituted 4 bases at 4 genomic stop codons), translating to MQRGKPYRAPPTXVVQTFCQKHGLMSEVVDLRWGIRNTEATNHMTTELCLEELGWCQKTSIGPAFVALVGDQYGPRPVPSLIEEKEWEALKAQLSARPRDLELVAXCFQTDDNAVPPTYLLQTLDSGEARGPEEATLTSALHSGAQEARRLGLITQEKWHRYHRSVIEGEIEWGLLSSTDWDQGATVFLRDIQDLNKHILEVCALKMVDQLAAVCLDTDAQNLLSSLKEHIADMQPGVLKAHHLAWSRDLVDPPNKAHGQYPKELGEQFVARAKHQVLKCLQKQEAGRRELAWLYQEIRHHLGLSAEAPRTFCGHQELLTQLGQQLQQSDGHPHPPLVLFGPPGIEKTALMCKLAEQMPGLLGHKTVTVLRFLGTSQMSSDARGLLQSIFFQVCLAYGLPLPPAQVLEAHTRVVQFFHTLLHTVSYQNFESLVILLDSMDEVASVHRARRVPXLPLKCPPRVHLILLVCSGQRGVLDTMRQVLTDPGAYWEVKPLSGNQGQEMVQLLLAASRRTLSLMQRDLLWASLPECGHPGRLRLQFEEARKWASFTVPXPLASTAKEAMHQLCACLEQTHGQLLVARVLGYIVSSRHGLSEVEMKDVLSLGDEVLQVVYQDWTPPSKELLRFPPLLXVRLCRDLGNCLARWPMDGFILLAVAHRTRRRCRNECPHQMAQLSNHALSPHSKRSILYTELLASLYFFATSHPALVGQLCQQAQSWFRMCPHPVLVPLREFLQPPGGPLRATLTGCHKGITAIAWSLEEKLLVVGTQEGMIAVWEMEEXQVIHILPGHTGEVRCVKVFAKGSLAISTLKDHTLCLWNLLSGQEKFTIWDGSSKDPTEPQISSLHVDEAKKVVHSASSSKADHDMAGASFKANRITPLC from the exons GTGGTTGATCTGAGGTGGGGTATTCGAAACACCGAGGCCACCAACCACATGACCACGGAACTCTGCTTGGAGGAGCTTGGCTGGTGTCAGAAAACATCCATAGGGCCAGCTTTTGTT gcCCTTGTAGGTGACCAGTACGGCCCCCGTCCTGTCCCCTCGCTGATCGAGGAAAAGGAGTGGGAGGCGCTGAAAgctcagctgagcgccaggccaCGTGACCTGGAGCTGGTGGCATGATGCTTCCAGACAGATGACAACGCTGTGCCCCCCACCTACCTGCTGCAGACTCTGGACAGCGGGGAGGCCCGTGGGCCCGAGGAGGCCACCCTGACCTCTGCACTGCATTCTGGAGCCCAGGAGGCCCGCAGGCTGGGCCTCATCACCCAGGAGAAGTGGCACCGCTACCACCGGTCAG TCATCGAGGGGGAAATAGAATGGGGCCTGCTGAGCTCAACAGACTGGGACCAGGGGGCGACCGTCTTCCTGAGAGATATCCAAGACCTCAACAAACACATCCTGGAGGTCTGCGCCCTCAAGATGGTGGACCAGCTTGCAGCCGTTTGCCTGGACACAGACGCCCAGAACCTTCTCAGCAGCCTCAAGGAGCACATCGCTGACATGCAGCCCGGAGTTCTCAAGGCCCACCACCTGGCATGGAGCCGAGACCTGGTGGAC CCCCCAAACAAGGCTCATGGACAGTACCCAAAGGAGCTAGGGGAGCAGTTTGTGGCCAGGGCTAAACATCAGGTCCTCAAGTGCCTCCAGAAACAGGAGGCAGGCAGGCGGGAGTTGGCATGGCTCTATCAGGAGATCCGCCACCACCTGGGGCTCAGTGCCGAGGCCCCCCGGACCTTTTGTGGGCACCAGGAGCTCCTAACCCAGCTGGGGCAGCAGCTCCAGCAGAGCGACggccacccccacccacccctggtGCTTTTTGGACCCCCGGGCATCGAAAAGACTGCTCTGATGTGCAAGCTGGCTGAGCAAATGCCAGGGCTGCTTGGCCACAAGACAGTGACCGTTCTGCGGTTTCTGGGGACGTCACAGATGAGCTCCGATGCCCGAGGCCTGCTCCAGAGCATCTTCTTCCAGGTGTGCCTGGCCTACGGGctacccctgccccctgcccaggtCTTGGAGGCCCATACCAGGGTGGTCCAGTTTTTCCACACCCTCCTCCACACCGTCTCCTACCAAAACTTTGAGTCCCTTGTGATCCTGCTGGATTCGATGGATGAGGTTGCCTCTGTCCACCGTGCTCGGAGGGTCCCCTGACTGCCTCTCAAGTGCCCCCCAAGGGTCCACCTCATCCTCTTGGTCTGCTCAGGACAGCGTGGGGTTTTAGACACTATGCGGCAGGTGCTCACGGACCCAGGTGCTTACTGGGAGGTGAAACCCCTCTCTGGAAACCAAGGGCAAGAGATGGTTCAGCTCCTGCTGGCCGCCTCGAGGAGGACGCTGAGCCTGATGCAGAGGGACCTGCTCTGGGCCAGCCTCCCGGAGTGTGGGCACCCGGGGCGGCTGAGGCTGCAATTCGAGGAGGCCCGGAAATGGGCCTCCTTCACCGTGC CCCCTCTGGCCTCCACAGCTAAGGAAGCGATGCACCAGCTGTGTGCCTGCCTGGAGCAGACACATGGGCAGCTCCTGGTGGCCCGAGTGCTGGGCTACATTGTGTCTTCCCG ACATGGGCTCTCGGAGGTGGAGATGAAGGATGTCCTGTCCTTGGGTGACGAGGTCCTGCAGGTCGTGTACCAAGACTGGACCCCGCCCAGCAAAGAGCTGCTGCGTTTCCCACCCTTGCTGTGAGTGAGGCTTTGTCGAGATCTGGGTAACTGCTTGGCCAGGTGGCCCATGGATGGCTTCATACTCCTGGCCGTCGCCCACAG AACAAGGAGGAGGTGTAGGAATGAATGTCCCCACCAGATGGCGCAGCTGAGCAACCATGCGCTCTCCCCACATTCCA AGAGAAGCATCCTGTATACAGAACTCCTGGCCAGCCTCTATTTCTTCGCCACCTCACATCCAGCGCTAGTGGGACAGCTGTGCCAACAGGCGCAGAGCTGGTTCCGGATGTGCCCACACCCTGTGCTGGTGCCCCTCAGAGAATTCCTCCAGCCCCCGGGAGGACCCCTCCGGGCAACCCTCACTGGCTGTCACAAAG GCATCACTGCCATAGCATGGAGCCTGGAAGAGAAGCTGCTGGTGGTTGGCACCCAGGAGGGCATGATAGCTGTGTGGGAAATGGAAGAATAGCAGGTGATCCACATCCTACCTGGACACACAG GAGAGGTGAGGTGTGTGAAAGTGTTTGCCAAAGGATCGCTTGCCATCTCTACCTTGAAGGATCACACCCTGTGCTTGTGGAACTTACTCTCTGGCCAGGAGAAATTCACCATTTGGGATGGAAGCTCAAAAGATCCCACTGAACCTCAGATCTCGAGCCTTCATGTGGATGAAGCAAAGAAGGTTGTGCATTCAGCATCTAGCTCAAAG GCAGATCATGACATGGCTGGTGCCTCCTTCAAGGCCAACAGGATCACACCTCTCTGCTGA